The Humulus lupulus chromosome 4, drHumLupu1.1, whole genome shotgun sequence genome has a window encoding:
- the LOC133833009 gene encoding uncharacterized protein LOC133833009 yields MFNLRQKKKKNQKKGLMLISVTFIGSSGPMKLLVDEDEPVDSVIRTALKSYAQQQRLPVLGTNVNDFVLYCKDFDSLGPHDKIGSKGRRNFVLYEKPSSSLQQEPAGKKSSTSVTGHGKLQIWKAWMQRKEHTTSNNGIVC; encoded by the coding sequence ATGTTTAATCTAaggcagaagaagaagaagaatcagAAGAAAGGGCTGATGTTGATCAGCGTCACCTTCATCGGCAGCTCTGGGCCGATGAAGCTGTTGGTCGATGAGGACGAGCCTGTCGATTCGGTCATCCGCACCGCCTTGAAATCTTACGCTCAACAGCAACGACTACCTGTTCTCGGAACTAATGTCAACGATTTCGTCCTGTATTGCAAAGATTTCGATTCTCTGGGCCCTCACGATAAAATTGGATCCAAAGGAAGGCGTAATTTTGTGCTGTACGAGAAGCCGTCGTCATCGCTGCAGCAGGAGCCTGCTGGGAAGAAGAGTAGTACTAGTGTTACCGGCCATGGAAAACTACAGATTTGGAAGGCGTGGATGCAAAGAAAAGAGCACACCACATCAAATAATGGTATCGTTTGttag